TTGCTGTTTCGGCTTTTTGCCATCttactacttaagtacgtaaGTACTTTGGCTCAATTCTCAAACCACAACAGGCTCAAATTCAAATTACTAGTAGTATGGATGACCCAACGCCCGGGACCACCCAGTCGACTACGCGGTCTGGGCTTGCGATGCGAACAGACCACCCTGCGCACTGAACGCTCACATATCGTATCGCCTTATattgcatgtatgtataattTTAGATCCCAGCGCCGTTCTGGAACAGTAGATTGGCATAATGCGCTGTGTTGGGTGGTCTCCCACAGGTGTCTCGGCACATGGGTCTTGGTGCTCTCCTAACAGAGTAAACAAATGATTCAACTTGTCCTCGAGTGCGGAATGTAAAAGCAACGGAGTACGGCGTACATGACTTGATGGTAGGACGACCCTGCGCTACCCTGTCCGTTCATGTTGAGCTAACAGTGGGTCGGTAGATTGATGGCGGCTGGATGTGTTGGATGTTGGTTGGATCATGACGGCGTGTCCAAATGCATTGTGCTGGTAAATTGTCACGTTGTTATCAATCGCACCCCTGTGGCCGCGGTGCATTTCCAGTAGTACATCGAGTCCGTACAATACAcacattcaatgtttccatTTCCCCTCCTTTCATGCACCTGGTGCTCTTTCTTGTGCCTGGTTGGGACACCGCCGTTGCCTACTATTCTGTGATGCAGAAACAATTGAAGAGTGTCGACAGCGACCTGTCATTACGGTATTTGCAAAGACCATGGACCACCAAGGCCCGGCGATTGCATAGTCTTATGTATGGAGTATTATAGGCAGTTGGAAGTGAGGCGCGGGCGTGAGGCGCCGTAGTCCGTGACATTGaggagaacattgaaagctTGGCTTGGGGTTGGACTGGAGTCACTGGACCTAGTACTAGACGTAACCTCCAGTCCTCCACGTTCACCCAGAGCTCGCTCCATCCTCACTCGCTTTGCAAGCACCGAGTTGCTCCATCCAAGACTCCGTTGCAGCGTCGAACATCCACCCTCGAGCACCCAACAACCCTCCCGTCCTCGAATACTCACCAGAACCACCATACCCCCAAACATCCACCCAACGCCCCCCGCCGTCGCTCCACGTCAGTTGGTGTGGCTTCGACCCggtccccgtccccgtcctGGTCCTTGTCACACCTCGCCCTGTCGTTCTCTGGGCCTGCCGCTCACCTGTCCTCTGCTGCGCCAGTAACAGCACTCGGGCTGGCTAGTGAGAGCACTCGAGGTCACCTCGCTGACAGACGGCCTGCCTTTAGCGAACCTTTCCTTTCTGAGGCCTTCCCGCTGGTGGTTCACTTACTCATGATCTTATTACTCCCGTGGTCGTCACTTGCTGCTCCTGTCGTTGCCCATTGCTCCCAGCCCGTCGCCTCTGCCCCGTCTCGGCTCTGACCGGCAACATACACAAGGCAACTCTGTCAGAAAAAACGAGGCTCGAACTATTCCTGTCCCCCAGCCTCGTTCTCGAGTATTCACAATCGCTAGTTCCGCCCAACTGGCCGTCATCTAGCTCGGAGTAAGCAGGCCCCGCAAGGAAGTGGCCTAGCAGAGAAAGCGAGCGAGCGAGCGAACGAGAATCAATACAACATAATATTAGCTCACGGTACATTGTTGATACTGCTCGACAGCTGCACAACCTTCACATAACGCCGACCGGGCCATCTTACGGGCCAAACCGACCTGGGCTGCTCGTTGTTGATAGCAATCGACACAGATTTGCTGTGCTGCCGCGCATCCCCACCGCGACGAATCGACAACAGCAATGCGTGAATAGTTGCATCAATCGGCGACGACCATTGACTGCACAGCTCGCCAGCTCCTGGTGTTGAGCCTCCTTCGCGCCGGCGTGGAAGCGTCGAGGAAGAAAAGTCTTCATCATGGGTGGGTGTATGAGCTCTAACAGCGAGGAGGCggaacagaagaagaagagtcAAGCCATCGACAGAGTAATAGAGGAGGATTCGAAAAGGCTACGGAAAGAATGCAAAATTTTGCTCTTGGGTACGGCACCCAAGGCCCCCCTTTGAGACTGTGATACCTGGCGGTTGCACTCTCTTGTCGCTGGCTAACTGTTGTTTGAATAGGTTCTGGCGAAAGTGGAAAGTCTACCATCGTCAAGCAGATGAAAATCATCCATCTTAAGGGATATTCAGAAGATGAATTGTATAACTATCGACCCACTGTATTTAAAAATCTTGTCGAATGCGCAAAAGCCGTCATCACCGCGATGCAACAATTTGACATTGAGCCGCAACTGGAAGAGAATAGGCGACACATCGAGTACTTGATGGAATATCAAGCCGAATCTGGCCCACAGGCACACATTGATCCCCAAGTTGGCGCAGCTATTCAGTCGCTCTGGGCCGACCCTGCGAGAGAGCGGTTGATGGAGCACCAGACCGAATTCTATCTCATGGATTCCGCAGAATAGTGAGCAGTGTCTCTATCTCTGAATCTTCAGACCCAAAGTCTAACACAATTGTCAATAGCTTTTTCCAGGAGGTGTTACGAATAGTTGCCCCCGACTACCTGCCGAACGAAATGGATGTGCTGCGAGCTCGTACCAAAACCACTGGCATATACGAAACGAGATTTCAAATGGGCCAGTTGAGTATTCAGTGCGTTTACACTTACACATTTTCCCAATCAAACGTCAATGCTGACTTCCGGATAGTATGTTTGATGTCGGTGGGCAACGAAGCGAAAGAAAGAAGTGGATTCACTGCTTCGAGAACGTTACGTCAATTATTTTCTGCGTCGCTCTCTCCGAATATGACCAAGTTCTCCTCGAGGAGAGCAGCCAGGTTAGCCGATGTTAATTTGCTGGGCATCACGAGCTTCTAAGACTGACCGGCGATGTTAGAACCGTATGATGGAAAGTTTGTTGCTGTTCGATTCTGTGGTGAATTCGCGCTGGTTCATGAGAACTAGCATCATCTTGTTCCTCAACAAGGTTGACATTTTCAAGCAAAAGCTGACTCGATCGCCATTGGGAAATTATTTCCCAGACTATTCGGGAGGAAACGACGTGAACAAGGCCGCAAAATATCTCTTGTGGCGATTCAATCAGGTGAACCGAGCACATTTGAATCTATATCCTCAGTAAGTCTTGTCATTTTGACCAAGTACTGCGTAGCCGGTGTGCTGACAACCGAATTCAGCTTGACACAAGCTACAGACACATCGAATATTCGACTCGTTTTTGCCGCCGTCAAAGAAACCATTTTGAACAATGCTCTGAAAGACTCGGGAATCCTATGATGGGGACCGCTGTACTATGTTCATGATTTGAGCAGGCGGACTACAGGGTGCTGGCGTCTTAGAGCATTTCATGGAGTTTTGGGGGGGCGTTCCTGATTTCGTACGTTTGGTGATGCCCACGGACGCGGCTTTCTTCTGTTTTACTTGTTTCACGACCCGGCCAATACAGATGGCCATATTAATTCACCCAGTCACGGCGAAAAAACGTCACCCGTGCCGAGCCTTTTCTTACTCGGCAGCCCCTGTAAGTGCAGGCGCGCGGGCACAGGCTTGAATGTGCGACCCTCAGCCCTTCACAGTGGCTTGGCGCTTACGGCACTACGGCGataagaaaagaaggacTTGAATGGAGACAAGACTATGCAATTCAGTACATCGGATAATGATGAAGTCTTGTGAAGACTGGAATGACGACATGTTTGATATGACTATCCGGAGGGCGAGTTCTCTACAATTTGGATATTGCGGAAATGTCAGGATCCCTGGAGAAAGAAAGGTCAAGGCTCGCGGTTGGCGTCgataaaaataagaaaaggCCTTGAATGATTGCAGAGTCGATACGGGTGTGTGGTGGTGATTGCTATTGAGCAGCAGGGAGCACGATGGTCCCGAATACCCCAGCCGTGTAAATAATGCTAGCATAATGAATTCGTTTTTCGGTGAGTGTTTAGCGTGCACTGCTCGACTCcttgtctctctctctctttttttcctttcctttcttttttctttttcaacAAAAACTTTTCGTTTAATAGTGTTTCTAGGATGATGGAAATACTAAAGACCAGGTGTTCGTCCACTTCAGCTATACTCGGTATGCCTtcagccatcaattgatcgcGTCTAGCACAGGCCAGACAGCGGAAAAATCAAATAGGGTTGACGAACCTAGCGCCCGAAGTTGGCCAATTGCCGTATGCCATGGACCACCTCATGCTCAAAGTCGATGCAGCTATCGAGACACATTGCCGTGTCCCCATATGctggtggccaaggcggctcGACCGTGAACAGTTGTGGGGCCGCATCGTAATAGCTCACCAGCTCCATCGTGGTCGGGAGATGGCTCAAGGCCTCtccacaccagacatgtagACACCTCCTCGGTAGCGCGAGGACCAACGTTGAGGAGAGTCGGGATGCAGAATGACGTCTGCATGATTTGTATACGTGCTGCGAGAAGATGGTCATGGCATGGCAAAGGAGCAGCACGATGAGGAGACATATCCCTCGATGCATGCTGGGCCAGTCTACATTGCTAGATACCGTGGCCTATGGCCTACTTGGGCAAGTTGCTGCTCCGGAGCGGCCGGGCTACCGTTAATagtgtatgtacgtacgaACGATGGCGTTGCCAGGTCCAGCGTGCCAATCTGGACCGCCGTACATCTGAAAAGCTTGACGGAATGCATGGATTGAcgatggacaaggccacaATGACGGAATGGAAAGTATATGTGGCcgtggtgtctggtgtgttaAGCTCTGTTGTTGCCAGgcccttttcctttcccctCTCCTGCTCGCGTTGCCCTTTATTAGCCATTTCAAGTCCCTAGCTGTGTACGTTGGCATTTCTTGTTCTCGTCAAGCTCACCTTGTTGGTCTTTCCCCGCTTTCACCCTCCTCACCCTCGAGTGCTGCTCTTCACCCCACCATAgctctcaagtgctcctcCGAAGCTGCAACAGCCCACTACTTACCCGGGGTTCGAGGTAGGCCGAAGCTCTCTCTTCCCTGTGCGTGACAATTTGCTCTCCGAGCAATTGAAGTTTGGGAAAGCTGCTATCGTGAAAGACTGGCTGATATTTGAAATTTAAAGTTCCTAGACGTCCATACCATGGCCACTGAACAACAACGACTGCCGACGAGGGAACGTCGCCCCTCCACCTCAGCTCCCATTGTGGATATCACTGGTGGTGTTGGGCCTGCTGGCATCTCTCGTCCGAAGCACAAGAGGACCTTTACGGGCTTCGGGCCCGGGGAAATCAAGAGCGTTGAGGGTGAGTGCTGCTGTAATAACTGCCGAGTACATGGTGGAAGACGGATTGTCGACTTTGTCCTGCCGTTGTTGTCTCACATGATGCTTGTACTACTCGGGAGCACCCATGTCTGCCGGAGACCGCAGCTAATCGACTTGCAGCCTCCATCCCCGAGCCTCAGCGGGAAGCCTGGAAGCGAAACCAAATAACCAGCTTCACTGACAAAGACGGGTTCGAAAAGGAAGTCGTGCGCCATGTGGAAACCACACTCGCCCGAAGCATGTTCAACTGCGACGAAATCGCCGCTTATTCTGCTACGAGCCTTGCCTTTCGCGACCGTCTCATCACTCACTGGAACAGGACGCAGCAGCGTCAGACGTACCGCGATACCAAAAGAGTGTATTACCTGAGCCTGGAGTTTTTGATGGGCAGGGCCCTGGATAATGCGATGCTGAATGTTGGCCTGAAGAACGTCGCCCAAGGTATGCAGTTTCTTCGCGCTTTCGCATTTGATTGCTATGATTGTGTGTAAGTGACTGACTTTGTGTCTGTGCTGGCAAGACGGCCTTGCGGAGCTCGGTTTCAGAATCGAAGATGTTGTCAAGCAAGAGCACGATGCTGCCCTTGGAAACGGTGGCCTGGGCCGCCTggcagcctgcttcctggACAGCCTGGCTACGTTGAACTTTCCCGCATGGGGCTACGGCCTACGATACCGCTACGGCATTTTCAAGCAGGAGATTATTGACGGATATCAGGTCGAAGTTCCTGATTACTGGTTGGATTTTAACCCCTGGGAGTTTCCCCGTCACGATGTGACCGTAGACGTATGCCTCCTTCCTTCGTATCTTCCGAAACAACATCTCGCTAACCGTGTAGTTGCCTGTAGATCCAATTCTTTGGCCAGGTTAATAAGAAAACAGTTGATGGCAAAACTGTATCCGTTTGGGAAGCCGGCGAGATTGTCCAGGCCGTTGCCTACGATGTCCCCATCCCAGGCTACGACACTCCGACGACCAACAACCTCCGTCTATGGTCGAGCAAAGCCTCTGGCGGAGAATTCGACTTCCAGAAGTTCAACAGCGGCGACTATGAGAGTTCCGTGGCGGATCAACAGCGCGCAGAAACTATAAGCGCGGTGCTGTATCCCAATGATAACCTTGAGCGTGGCAAGGAATTGCGTCTGAAGCAGCAGTACTTCTGGGTAGCAGCGTCGCTGTATGATATTGTGCGCAGGTTCAAGAAATCCAGGAGGTCATGGAATGAGTTCCCTGATCAGGTGGCGATCCAGTTGAATGACACACATCCTACGCTGGCGATTGTGGAGTTGCAAAGGATTCTGGTCGATATCGAAGGCTTGGAGTGGGATAACGCGTGGGAAATTGTCACGAGCACTGTAAAGTCCTCCCTCTTGTATGCGTTCCGTTATGTTTCTGGATGACGAGCTAATGAGGATTAATGGCAGTTTGGATACACCAACCATACGGTCCTCCCAGAAGCCCTCGAGAAATGGCCTGTTGGCCTGGTCCAGCACTTGCTCCCTCGGCACCTCCAGATCATCTACGACATCAACCTGTTCTTTTTGCAAAGCGTAGAAAAGGCCATCCCTGACGACAGAGACATGCTCCGCCGGGTATCCATCATTGAGGAATCCCAGCCCAAGATGGTACGCATGGCGTTCCTGGCCATCGTCGGCTCTCACAAGGTCAATGGCGTGGCGGAACTCCACTCGGACCTCATCAAGACCACCATTTTCAAGGACTTTGTTGAAATCTACGGCCCGGACAAGTTCACCAATGTCACAAACGGCATTACACCACGCCGCTGGCTGCACCAAGCCAACCCCCGCCTGTCCGAACTGATTGCCTCCAAATGCGGCGGCAATGACTTCCTCAAGGACCTAACGCTTCTTAACCAGCTGGAGAAGCACGTTCAAGACAAGCAGTTTCGCAAGGAGTGGGCAGAGATCAAGTACGCCAACAAGGTGCGTCTGGCGAAGCACATCAAGGACACTACTGGCGTTGTTGTCAATCCTGCCTCCTTGTTTGACGTGCAGGTCAAGCGTATCCACGAGTATAAGCGTCAGCAGCTGAACATCTTTGGCGTTATTCATCGGTATCTGAGCCTCAAGGCCATGACGCCCGACCAACGTAAGAAGCAGTTGCCGCGCGTGAGTATCTTTGGCGGTAAAGCTGCGCCGGGGTATTGGATGGCCAAGCAGATTATCCACCTGATCAACTCGGTAGGCGCGGTGGTGAATAAGGACGAGGATATTGGTGACTTGCTCAAGGTTATTTTCTTGGAGGATTATAACGTGAGCAAGGCGGAAATAATTTGTCCTGCTTCGGATATTAGCGAACATATTTCGACCGCTGGAACAGAGTATGTTTCCCCTCGTCATTGGTCTGTTTCGTTTCAGAGAATCCAGAGCAGGCAGAAGACTTCTTCTCATTGAACGAAATGGTACTGACGTTTTCACAGGGCCTCTGGAACCAGCAACATGAAGTTTGTCCTCAACGGCGGCCTCATCATTGGCACCTGCGACGGCGCCAACGTAAGTCTCCAACACTGCAAGGTTCAGTATGTAACCGTGTGCTTCAGACCTCTAATGGTAGCAGATTGAGATTACGCGTGAAATCGGTGAAAGCAACATCTTCCTTTTTGGCAACCTCTCCGAGGACGTCGAGGACCTCCGCCACGCTCACACTTATGGCTCCCACACAATCGATTCCGACCTTGACAAGGTCTTCAACGAGATTGAAAAGGGCACGTTTGGCACCCCGCATGACTTCAGCGCCATGATCGCCGCAGTCCGCCAGCATGGTGACTACTATCTCGTGTCGGACGATTTCCACAGCTACATTGAGACGCATCAGCTCGTAGATGAGGCGTATCGCAACCAGGATGAATGGATCGCCAAATGCATCACGTCAGTTTCTCGCATGGGCTTTTTCACCAGTGATCGGTGCATTAATGAGTATGCTGAGGAGATTTGGAACGTTGAGCCGCTTGCTGTTGACAGGCACTAGTTTTTGTCTTGGGACTAGCACCATCTGGGTCCCGTAAACAGATCACTACATTGGGATCCTCAGGGGGGGACACATGATTTTTGCATTTGGAATTCTTTGTTCTTTTGTcctttttttagtattattttattttcattAGGGTATATTTATGGATAGCTTTACATATACACTAAATAGTAACGTATGCGACGCGATCACAATAGTATTCGTACAAGATGCGCGAGTATATCGGAGCTGTCTGGTAGCTTTCAGCTACTTTCACCATGAGTTTTCGCTGCAGGAAACGACGTCATCGCAACGGATAGTAGCACCGGGTTCAGGTTCTGGGCCGAAGCACACTTGGAAGGGTAGGCCCGCGTCCCCAGCTTGGGTTGTGGCTTGAGTACCAGGGACCTGAATTCATGGCCAATTTCTCCTTCCTTCTCGGGGAATCGTGTTCCAAGGGTGGCATCGGATTGTTTGCCATGGGTTGCCGGAGCATTTCGTCCACGAATGCTGACGCCTCTCGGCCCGCCGCGCCGATTCTGCACTGAGGCAGCGATGGACGGGCAGACCAGATCGGAGGACGCAATGGGGCATTAGCAGATAAGAAGTATCTCAGCATGGCGGCCAGGCAGACAAAAGACATGTTCCTGGCTAAGATAGCGTTAGTCCCTCCCGATCTCTGCGTCCCTTGAAGGGGTACGGAGTGCAGGCCACATTGATTTTTTAGCGCAGCTCTGAAAAGACAGGGCATTGGCGCCGAGGTGCTTTTGGGGTCCGAActagagtacggagtaggcgtTCTCCAATGTTGGAGACGGGTCCCTGCTTTGCAGCCGGAGGACAACTTGGTTGAACGAATCGCGGTGTGCGGGCTTGGACACAAAATGCATTTTTCGCACATGCAGATTTCGCTTGTCGTTGGGCACcct
The DNA window shown above is from Metarhizium brunneum chromosome 1, complete sequence and carries:
- the gna-3 gene encoding Guanine nucleotide-binding protein alpha-3 subunit, producing MGGCMSSNSEEAEQKKKSQAIDRVIEEDSKRLRKECKILLLGSGESGKSTIVKQMKIIHLKGYSEDELYNYRPTVFKNLVECAKAVITAMQQFDIEPQLEENRRHIEYLMEYQAESGPQAHIDPQVGAAIQSLWADPARERLMEHQTEFYLMDSAEYFFQEVLRIVAPDYLPNEMDVLRARTKTTGIYETRFQMGQLSIHMFDVGGQRSERKKWIHCFENVTSIIFCVALSEYDQVLLEESSQNRMMESLLLFDSVVNSRWFMRTSIILFLNKVDIFKQKLTRSPLGNYFPDYSGGNDVNKAAKYLLWRFNQVNRAHLNLYPHLTQATDTSNIRLVFAAVKETILNNALKDSGIL
- the GPH1 gene encoding Glycogen phosphorylase → MATEQQRLPTRERRPSTSAPIVDITGGVGPAGISRPKHKRTFTGFGPGEIKSVEASIPEPQREAWKRNQITSFTDKDGFEKEVVRHVETTLARSMFNCDEIAAYSATSLAFRDRLITHWNRTQQRQTYRDTKRVYYLSLEFLMGRALDNAMLNVGLKNVAQDGLAELGFRIEDVVKQEHDAALGNGGLGRLAACFLDSLATLNFPAWGYGLRYRYGIFKQEIIDGYQVEVPDYWLDFNPWEFPRHDVTVDIQFFGQVNKKTVDGKTVSVWEAGEIVQAVAYDVPIPGYDTPTTNNLRLWSSKASGGEFDFQKFNSGDYESSVADQQRAETISAVLYPNDNLERGKELRLKQQYFWVAASLYDIVRRFKKSRRSWNEFPDQVAIQLNDTHPTLAIVELQRILVDIEGLEWDNAWEIVTSTFGYTNHTVLPEALEKWPVGLVQHLLPRHLQIIYDINLFFLQSVEKAIPDDRDMLRRVSIIEESQPKMVRMAFLAIVGSHKVNGVAELHSDLIKTTIFKDFVEIYGPDKFTNVTNGITPRRWLHQANPRLSELIASKCGGNDFLKDLTLLNQLEKHVQDKQFRKEWAEIKYANKVRLAKHIKDTTGVVVNPASLFDVQVKRIHEYKRQQLNIFGVIHRYLSLKAMTPDQRKKQLPRVSIFGGKAAPGYWMAKQIIHLINSVGAVVNKDEDIGDLLKVIFLEDYNVSKAEIICPASDISEHISTAGTEASGTSNMKFVLNGGLIIGTCDGANIEITREIGESNIFLFGNLSEDVEDLRHAHTYGSHTIDSDLDKVFNEIEKGTFGTPHDFSAMIAAVRQHGDYYLVSDDFHSYIETHQLVDEAYRNQDEWIAKCITSVSRMGFFTSDRCINEYAEEIWNVEPLAVDRH